The following coding sequences are from one Treponema bryantii window:
- a CDS encoding glycoside hydrolase family 43 protein: protein MATRIINPILPGFYPDPSMCEADGYFYLVCSSFSYVPGLPVFKSKNLVAWEQIGNVIDHPEQLDFTGAGVSRGLFAPTIRFHEGKFYCICTQVDKLGNFFVIADKPEGPWSNPIPIEGAEGIDPSLFFDDDGTTWYIGTRPAPEGPKYNGNWEIWIQKIDLETGKLLGESKGIWRGALRDCVWPEGPHIYKINGMYYLIHAEGGTGPDHAVCVARCETIDGEWKGKPSNPILTHRHLGSRAGIRNVGHADLVCCDGRWWMCCLASRPYGENGKRVCNMGRETFLVPVIWEEGWPVVSWETGKIEEAYSLSGHAVKRDIEDSNATAFPAVDDFNTDDLASYWLSLRKRDPAYINCKENSGVLRLYGAEPVSSDGNVSMVVRRQTGFSFEASCKADFHFDENEDTAGIICFQNEKYNYRLQLTLKGKIIILQLVRAAGGDDEILAEEVMTGGRKNVQIVLRVVAEHQKLSFEYGPDERNMMILAENIDASILSTDVAGGFVGTVVGMFAVAGGDWTQKKFFTDFDWFRYENSGREWIC, encoded by the coding sequence ATGGCAACACGTATAATAAATCCAATTTTACCGGGATTTTATCCGGATCCTTCAATGTGTGAAGCAGACGGATATTTTTATCTGGTTTGTTCTTCTTTTTCATATGTACCAGGGCTTCCTGTGTTTAAGAGTAAAAATCTTGTAGCCTGGGAGCAGATAGGTAATGTAATAGATCATCCTGAACAGCTTGATTTTACTGGAGCTGGTGTATCGCGCGGACTATTTGCGCCTACAATCCGCTTTCATGAAGGAAAATTTTACTGTATTTGTACTCAGGTAGATAAGCTAGGAAACTTTTTTGTTATAGCAGATAAGCCTGAAGGCCCGTGGTCTAATCCAATTCCTATTGAAGGGGCTGAAGGAATTGATCCGTCGCTGTTTTTTGATGATGACGGCACCACCTGGTATATCGGAACTCGTCCGGCTCCAGAAGGTCCAAAGTATAACGGAAACTGGGAAATCTGGATTCAGAAAATTGATCTTGAGACTGGTAAACTGCTTGGAGAATCAAAAGGAATCTGGCGCGGTGCATTGCGTGACTGTGTATGGCCGGAAGGCCCGCATATCTACAAAATTAACGGAATGTACTATCTGATTCATGCAGAAGGCGGAACAGGTCCGGACCATGCAGTTTGTGTTGCCCGCTGTGAGACAATCGACGGCGAGTGGAAGGGAAAGCCTTCTAACCCGATTTTGACACACCGTCATCTTGGAAGCAGAGCCGGCATCCGCAACGTAGGTCATGCTGATCTTGTCTGCTGCGACGGCCGCTGGTGGATGTGCTGTCTTGCAAGCCGCCCTTATGGTGAGAATGGAAAACGTGTATGTAATATGGGCCGCGAAACCTTCCTTGTGCCCGTTATCTGGGAAGAGGGGTGGCCTGTTGTAAGCTGGGAGACTGGTAAAATTGAAGAAGCTTACAGTCTGAGTGGACATGCGGTTAAGCGTGATATTGAAGATTCGAATGCAACAGCGTTTCCAGCTGTAGATGATTTTAATACAGATGACTTAGCTTCTTACTGGCTGAGCCTGAGAAAACGGGATCCAGCTTACATAAATTGTAAGGAAAATTCCGGCGTTCTCAGACTGTATGGCGCTGAACCTGTTAGTAGTGATGGAAATGTTTCAATGGTAGTTCGTCGTCAGACTGGTTTTAGTTTTGAAGCGAGCTGTAAGGCAGATTTTCATTTTGATGAAAATGAAGATACTGCAGGAATTATCTGTTTTCAGAATGAAAAATATAATTACCGGCTGCAGCTTACTCTTAAGGGAAAGATAATTATTCTTCAGCTGGTTCGAGCTGCCGGTGGTGATGACGAGATTCTTGCAGAAGAGGTAATGACCGGCGGTCGTAAAAATGTTCAGATAGTTCTCCGCGTTGTTGCGGAACATCAGAAGCTGAGCTTTGAATATGGACCTGATGAACGGAATATGATGATTCTTGCAGAAAATATCGATGCAAGTATTTTAAGTACTGATGTAGCCGGTGGCTTTGTTGGCACTGTTGTTGGTATGTTCGCTGTTGCGGGTGGTGACTGGACTCAGAAAAAGTTTTTTACAGATTTTGACTGGTTCCGCTACGAAAATAGTGGCAGAGAATGGATTTGTTGA